One window of Etheostoma spectabile isolate EspeVRDwgs_2016 chromosome 6, UIUC_Espe_1.0, whole genome shotgun sequence genomic DNA carries:
- the si:ch211-113g11.6 gene encoding semaphorin-7A, with protein sequence MNHFILLSLFATIISGKSPRLKFVLHENSRFHFDKPENYISMYHQDGSDTLYVGGQAMIYVLTFTNRGVRNLQIPAASDQTAIDTCKAKAAPLELECDNFITVIQKVNDTMIICGTNAGSPRCWMLVNDTVLTDVQGNGQIASASDISPPYPSQKSISLPSDGSLYSAMSSVTGHPGSIRRTFGSQKLLKTENVWLLNPQFAGAAIMPSTLKYKEEIYFFFSELNKTARVDEEPYRARIGRICTVDEGGIKALLADSWTTFMKARVMCGAGNTQQQYNNMKQAVVLTAQDKRAGVLYGLFSNAWGRTVICAYSIEDIDQAFSTSKLKGYSSPFVGSRPGMCVRKNSTTGGHNDIKNLGVIRYHPEIEDVIRPVGVAPLDLPTDDQITHAVADIVLAVNDEHYSVLYLGTDQGKVLKVLHSSEGVFIISQYSLFHNEGPVLNMAINSQKGHLYVGTAMEVQRLPLADCSRYGNTCRECILSRDPYCGWDRARRKCIPIPPGYNVTTGTLIQNLDRSNSSVCGEAAALKQRSTSPREVLVQSNTSIFLPCPVRSFHATYRWVKDNCVKNYPCLFSGDFCVLGPALDTPLKEGVFRCIATEDGFKVEVISFRLVNDGRHLAASLASTLGPSILLAMATLWLH encoded by the exons AGAACTCCAGGTTCCACTTCGACAAACCTGAGAACTACATCAGCATGTACCACCAGGATGGGAGCGACACGCTGTACGTGGGCGGCCAGGCAATGATCTACGTGTTGACGTTCACTAACAGAGGGGTCCGCAACCTGCAG ATCCCAGCGGCATCCGACCAGACCGCAATTGATACCTGCAAGGCAAAGGCTGCGCCACTCGAG TTGGAGTGTGATAATTTCATCACCGTCATTCAGAAAGTAAACGACACAATGATAATATGTGGAACTAATGCTGGAAGCCCCAGGTGCTGGATGCTG GTAAACGACACTGTGCTGACTGACGTCCAGGGCAACGGGCAGATAGCATCGGCCTCTGACATCTCACCACCCTACCCTTCCCAAAAGTCCATCAGCTTGCCTTCAG ATGGGAGTCTGTATTCTGCCATGTCGTCGGTGACAGGTCACCCCGGCTCGATCCGCCGTACGTTTGGATCCCAGAAACTCCTGAAGACGGAGAACGTTTGGCTGCTGA ATCCGCAGTTTGCCGGAGCGGCCATAATGCCGTCTACACTGAAGTACAAGGAGGAGATCTACTTCTTCTTCAGTGAGCTCAACAAAACAGCCAGAGTGGACGAGGAGCCGTACAGGGCACGCATCGGCCGAATCTGCACG GTGGACGAAGGCGGCATCAAAGCCCTGCTGGCAGACTCATGGACCACCTTCATGAAGGCCCGGGTCATGTGCGGCGCAGGAAACACTCAGCAGCAGTACAACAACATGAAGCAGGCAGTGGTGCTGACAGCGCAGGACAAGAGGGCTGGAGTCCTCTATGGCCTGTTTTCCAATGCATG GGGTAGAACAGTGATCTGTGCCTACTCCATTGAAGATATTGACCAGGCTTTCTCCACATCCAAACTGAAGGGCTACAGCAGTCCATTCGTTGGCAGTCGCCCTGGGATG TGTGTCCGCAAAAACTCAACAACAGGAGGTCACAACGACATCAAAAATCTTGGGGTGATCAGATACCATCCAGAAATTGAGGATGTGATCCGGCCTGTCGGTGTGGCTCCACTGGACCTGCCCACAGACGACCAAATCACACACGCTGTGGCAGACATCGTCCTGGCGGTCAACGATGAGCACTACAGCGTGCTGTACCTCGGAacag ACCAAGGCAAAGTACTCAAAGTTCTTCACAGCAGCGAGGGGGTCTTCATCATATCCCAGTACTCTCTGTTTCACAATGAGGGCCCCGTTCTCAACATGGCCATCAACTCCCAAAAG GGACACCTGTACGTTGGTACAGCAATGGAGGTCCAGCGGCTGCCGCTGGCTGACTGCAGTCGCTATGGCAACACGTGCAGGGAGTGCATCCTTTCCAGGGATCCGTACTGCGGCTGGGACAGGGCCAGGAGGAAGTGTATCCCAATCCCGCCTGGATACAACGTCACCACAGG GACACTCATTCAGAATCTGGACCGTTCCAACTCCTCGGTTTGTGGCGAAGCTGCTG CATTAAAACAGCGTAGCACTTCCCCCAGAGAAGTGCTGGTGCAGTCCAACACCTCCATCTTTCTCCCTTGTCCCGTGCGCTCCTTCCACGCCACCTACCGCTGGGTGAAAGACAACTGTGTCAAGAACTACCCCTGCCTCTTCTCCGGAGACTTCTGCGTCCTGGGGCCGGCTTTGGACACGCCCCTGAAGGAAGGCGTCTTTCGCTGCATAGCCACCGAGGACGGGTTCAAAGTGGAGGTCATCTCCTTCAGGCTGGTGAACGACGGCAGGCACCTGGCCGCCTCCCTCGCCTCCACCTTGGGGCCTTCGATCCTGCTCGCCATGGCCACCCTGTGGCTCCATTAA